The Sulfurimonas sp. HSL-1716 sequence TAAATGAAAAGATCTTACAGGCGAAGCCTGCCCTACATTTACCGGATTCTTGGCAGATGCAGATCAATTTTGATTTTGATTATATTGTGGTATTTATCGGTGCAGATGCGGAATATAGAAAATGGAGTGTCTATAACTATATAGAACTGATAAGATATATTTTACATGTAACGGATCTGGCAGTCGTCTTGTGTGGGGGAAATGAAGAGTCTGATGATGCGGATGCAGTCGCAGCCGCGGTAGCCGGCAAGAAGTTTTATAATCTTGTAGGCGAGACGTCTCTGGTCGATGTTGTGGCTTTAATTTCAAATTCGAAGCTGATGATCTCAAACGAGACTGGTTCCGTGCATATCGCTGCAGCTCTGGATAAGCCTGTTTTCGTCCTATCAAATGCAAATCATTTCGGTAAATTTACGCCGTATCCGGCATCCCATGTACAAAACTATTTTGCTTTATACCCTTTTGAATATGATGAGAATAGTTTTATGAAGTATAAAGAGCTTTATTATAACGGTTCGGCTTTGGATATCAATGAGATCGGAATCGATCAAGCGGTATCAAAATTAAATGAGATATTTCAACAGGTGGGTATCTCTTTTAGCTCGGAAGATGTACGACAAACAGAGGCTGAAAAACAGTCGTATCTCATACCCAACCAAATAAAAAGAAATTACGGGTTCGCATCGGATTACAGTCTGATCTTTGCAGAGATAATGAACTTAAAACAAAGCGGCAGCAGATTTGTCATATACGGTAACGGTTCTTTTGGTCAGACAATTGATAAGTTTTTAGGCGATGCATGTATCGCAATAGTGGATAACAATTCATCTTTGGTAGGTCAAACGGCAGATAAAAAGAATATCCATTCTCCTAAAAGCCTAGAATATATCGAGTTTGATAAGATCATTATCAGTTTGCTTGGAAGAGAGAACGAGATCATAAAGGACCTGGTTGAAAAACATCATGTTGCACATGAAAAGATAATAAAGTTCAAGATAAGACAAAAAGGAAGATATGAGATATGTTAGAGCAAAGCAAAGCAGCCAGAAGACGTTTTTATAATGGCAATTTTCATAACAGATATTTTAATGGTGAGGGGATCGACATCGGCGGCAAACCCGATCCGTTTTCCCAGTATATAGGAGTGTTTCCGCTAGTCAGATCCGTAAAGATCTGGGATCTAGAGGATGGAGACGCTCAAAAAATGCAGAACTGCGAAGATGAAAGTTTTGATTTTGTAGTATCCAGCCATTGTCTGGAGCATATGGTCGATGTGTATGAAGCTTTCCAAAACTGGCTGCGCATAACCAAAAAAGGCGGCTATCTTATCATTACGGTCCCGGATGAAGATATGTATGAACAAAAACAATGGCCGAGCGTCTATAACACGGATCATAAGCATACGTTCACGATCCAAAAAAGTCAGAGCTGGTCTGAGCACTCTATCAATATCTTTGATCTGCTGCGTAAGTTTCAGGATCATATAGAGATTGAAAAAGTAGAAAAGATCAGTGAGTTCTATAATCATAATCTGTATCGGGCAGATCAGACTCTGCAGCCAAATGTGGAATCGGCGATAGAGTTTATAGTAAGAAAAAAGAGCGACTTGCAGATCATAGAGATCCAAAAAGAAAGATCTCACCTGGAACCAAAGATCGAGGACAGATTTCCAAATGAGTTCAGCGAACTGCTCACGGGTATCCAAAAACTGAAAAATCAAAATAGCAGGTTTGTTGTCTACGGATACGGGAACCTCGGACGGATGTTAGATGATCTTCTCGGCGATAAAATCGTCGGATTTGTCGACGGCATCAGCGATCTGACGGATACGCACAGTAAACGCGATGTCGTATATTCGGTGAAGAACCTTCAAAACATGGAGTTCGACCACATCATCATCACTCTTCTCGGCCGAGAAGAACAGATCGTTCAAGAGCTTTGCAAAACATATCATCTTGATAATGACAAGATAATCTTATTGAGGTAGTTTATGAGTCTATTAAATATAAAAGAGAGATATGTTTTCTCCAGATATCTTAATGAGCTAAATAGAGAGATCGAAGCTTTTCGTCAAGCAGATGGAGAGTTTATTTTATATGGTTTCGGGATAGTAGGCGAGTATATATACTCTAAAATATCGGAGAAGATTTCTAGTATCGTGGATATGAGATATTTGGAAATTTCAGATCTTACGGGTTTTGAGAGAGTATATGCCCCGACAAAACTACCGTATCTCGAACATAACAAAATCATCGTGACTGTTTTGGGTCGGGAAGAGAAGATTATCGACTATCTTATCAATGAACTGAACATTGATAAAGACAGGATATCGGTCATTAAAATAGGGAAGCAGTTTTCCAAGGTGGGGTATGAAAATATCTTTTCAAATGCAAATTACGCACCATGGAAGATAGATAACAGTTTCTTTGAGACTTTCGAGATCATTTCGACTCATACCCTTGTCGATATTTATAAGGCTTATGAGTTATGGGAATTAGTTCAACAAACCTCTAAACTTGCAGAAGGAAGTCTTATAGAGGTTGGTGTATGGAGGGGCGGAACCGGTACACTCATAGCAAAGCGGGCTCAAGATTGCGATATACGTGAGCATATATATCTATGCGATACTTTTTCAGGTGTCGTAAAGTCCAGTGAGCATGATACATATTACTTCGATGGAGAACATGCAGATACTAGTATAGAGTATGTTGAAGATTTAATACGTAAGTTGGATTTGAAAAATGTCGAAATATTGACAGGTATCTTTCCTGATGATACATCTTTTGTAGTTAAAGATAAGAAATTTCGATTTTGTCATATAGATGTAGATGTATATAAGTCGGCGATAGATATTGTAGATTGGATATGGGAAAGATTGGTAGTCGGGGGTATGATAGTCTTTGATGATTACGGTTTTGAGTCTTGTGACGGAATTACAAAGTTTGTAAATGAACAAAGACAATTGACTGACAGAATGGTTATATATAATCTTAACGGGCATGCCATAGTTATTAAGATTTCCTAAAAACAGATGATACGAATCTCTTTTGATAGATTTGAAAGCTTTGCAGAGATCTCTTTTGAAAAGGCAACGGATGCGATCAAAAAATTTGATTCTCCTTTTAAAAGCGCTTGTTTTGCAGTGATGACCTCATAGTTATAAAGAGTGAAGTTCCCGTTCTCCGCTTTTGAATCTATGAGATAGTTGATCTTTATGCCCCGTCTTAACAGTTCGGGCATGACCAATAATAGAAAATCTCCCGTGCCGTAGATAGAGAGAGATCTGAGCGAACCGTTACTGTCGATTTGAAGCAATATGTTCTCCAATGCAAAATCATTTATGTTTTGTTTGTATATATATCTGTTTTGCTGAATATACTTGATGTCTGTTTTTCCTGCAGCACCTTGTGGCCATGGCAGTTCATCGAAGTATCTGGACAGGTCGTCATAAAAATCATTCATGACATTTTCAAGACCGTTGCGATTTAAAAAATCTAAACCTCTTTTATCGATTATTTTCTCTGTATTTTCCGCGGTATAGTTGAGCTCAAGAGGCAGGTCTCCAAGTTGTTGTATCTCCATGTATGTCGGAAAGTCTACTATTCTTGACAGCAGTTTTAAGATATATGATTGTTCATACTGCAATTCGTTTGAACCGTACTTTTGTATCACTTCAAAATACGCGTCTATGCCGGCATCAAAAGCGTTTATGATCGATCGATATTCTTGGGATAGAGAGTTTTCGCTCAGAATAGGGATGATCTGATGATCATGTTTCTCAAAAGAGATAGTGGTATTCTCTTCGCCGTTAAATAGAAATTCAAAAATATCGGGCGATCTTCTAAACAGCTGCGTATTTCTGTAAGTCTCATTCGTAAGCGGCAGGAAAGGAAAGAGTCTTGTCTGTACTCTTTTTTCAAATGCGTCCTCGGAGATATAAAAAAGAGCATGCAGCAACGTGACGTTGTGTTTTAAAAAGCCGTCTATAATCCCTTGAACCGTCCCTGAACCGCCAAAATCGAGCAGCATAGACCCTTTGGTTATCTTTAGCTGTTTGAGATACTGGCTAAAGATGCGTTTTTCTTTTTGAATATTGAGTCTGATAACCTCTTTTTTATCTGCCAGATCATTTTGTATCTTTTCTAAGGTGTCATTGTCCAGGTCAGATATAAAAACACTAGAGTAAGTTTTTAATTGCGTATTGTCAAGATCAAGTTTAAAGATCTTGTAAAAATCGTTCACGGACAATTTTCGGAAATTAAAGAAGGTCAGATCATTAATAGCGATATTGTCTTCATCGAGGGTTAAAAGATAGGTGGCAACCCTTGAAGCGTAGATATGGTCAAGAGAGAGATCAAGACCGTTTTGCTGCAGCAAAATATTTATATATTTATTGAATATTCTTCCTTCTCTCATGATGCTGTATATTTTTTTAATATTGTTTTTCTTTGCCGTATCTATGACCCAGCTGCTAAACGAATGCAGTAAAGGTCCTCCTGCAAAAGCACCGAAATTATAATAAAACCTCTCTTTTTCACCCTCATACGGATTTAAGAGGGTTGTTAAAATCCTAAGCGGGACGATCTTGGCGGGATGCGTGAACTTTGTGTAGTAGTTTTCGTGTCGGAGCATACTTTTCATATAGTGGTCAGCATCATATAAAAGGGTGGCTATGCCAAGAGCGTTCGCCATTGTAAAATCAGTATGCTGGTTATCTCCTATGTGGAGCATTTCATGGGAGCGTATCTGAAGTCGGGAGAGAACCTCTAAATAGAGTGCACCTGTATGTTTGCTTTTATTAAACTCTGAAGATATGAACAGATCGCTGATAAATGTTTTGTGTTTAAGCTTGCTAAGGGCAATTTTTCCGATATCGCTTCTACTAAGATACATATCTGAGATCAGTATGATCTGTTTGTTATGGTCATGTGCAATTTTAATCCATCTGTCAAGTTGGTGATTTACAAAGAGCGATCTTTTTTCTTCATGAAGTTCGAGCTTTATGATTTTTAAACGTTGTTTTTTTGTCAAATAGCTGAATTCATCATATATCTCATCGATTGCAACGGCGTCTTTTTTCAATTTTTTCTTGGCAGATTTTTGCGCTGCAATCCGAAAGTTTGTAAATGTGTGTTCATCTTGAAAAATATTTTTGACATAGGGATCTCTTCCAACTGCCAAGAAGATCTCTTCGTGGTTTAGGCTTTCTCGAAATACAAGAGTTTCAAAAATATCAAATGACACTACTTTAATATCAGGATCTTGTAAAAGCTCCAAAAATCTTTTTTCAACGGTGCTGCTGCTGCAAAGAGAAATAAATTTTTTGTTAGAGTTCATTTTGCTGCTCTTTGAATGAAAGTAGTGTCTCATAAGTCGAAGTGACATCGCTTTGGTCGAAGATAGCTCTGGCTTTGTCTGACCACAAAATCTCTTTATCCACGTAGACGGGTTCGTTTACGGTTTTCGTTTTGTTCTCTTCATTGATGATTTCGTCATACAGATTGTCCATATCTGCAGCCGTAGTATCTAATTTGAACAGATCGATGATCTTTTGCAAGATTTTTAAACCCTCCTCTTTGTTCAAAAACTCTTTAAAATTCAAGATATAAAGATTCGCATCGTTGGGTAAGGTTTTTGTCGCTATCTTATTGTAGAAATTATGCATCTCGCGGAAGATATTTTCCGTATGGATCAGATTTTTTTGCAGATAGTGTTCAAAGGCCAGAGTATCGTCTTTGATGACCTCTTTTGATACCCACTGAATATCATCTCTTCTAAACCTAAAATCGATGAACTCAGATTCTACGACCTCTTTT is a genomic window containing:
- a CDS encoding glycosyltransferase family 9 protein, with translation MNSKNLLFVRPDHIGDYIIFRNIMYAIKKSSRFKDYKVFFVVNQRVKELVEFFDPDLADGYFYVDLQKYILGQWYYERKNQEICQYQYDTVINAMFARHDALERFIGSVDAGDKILVKDRVHQNRLFDAAAFDKNYMSVYDITDNKVFEFDQLKSVFETILNEKILQAKPALHLPDSWQMQINFDFDYIVVFIGADAEYRKWSVYNYIELIRYILHVTDLAVVLCGGNEESDDADAVAAAVAGKKFYNLVGETSLVDVVALISNSKLMISNETGSVHIAAALDKPVFVLSNANHFGKFTPYPASHVQNYFALYPFEYDENSFMKYKELYYNGSALDINEIGIDQAVSKLNEIFQQVGISFSSEDVRQTEAEKQSYLIPNQIKRNYGFASDYSLIFAEIMNLKQSGSRFVIYGNGSFGQTIDKFLGDACIAIVDNNSSLVGQTADKKNIHSPKSLEYIEFDKIIISLLGRENEIIKDLVEKHHVAHEKIIKFKIRQKGRYEIC
- a CDS encoding HAD family hydrolase; the protein is MNSNKKFISLCSSSTVEKRFLELLQDPDIKVVSFDIFETLVFRESLNHEEIFLAVGRDPYVKNIFQDEHTFTNFRIAAQKSAKKKLKKDAVAIDEIYDEFSYLTKKQRLKIIKLELHEEKRSLFVNHQLDRWIKIAHDHNKQIILISDMYLSRSDIGKIALSKLKHKTFISDLFISSEFNKSKHTGALYLEVLSRLQIRSHEMLHIGDNQHTDFTMANALGIATLLYDADHYMKSMLRHENYYTKFTHPAKIVPLRILTTLLNPYEGEKERFYYNFGAFAGGPLLHSFSSWVIDTAKKNNIKKIYSIMREGRIFNKYINILLQQNGLDLSLDHIYASRVATYLLTLDEDNIAINDLTFFNFRKLSVNDFYKIFKLDLDNTQLKTYSSVFISDLDNDTLEKIQNDLADKKEVIRLNIQKEKRIFSQYLKQLKITKGSMLLDFGGSGTVQGIIDGFLKHNVTLLHALFYISEDAFEKRVQTRLFPFLPLTNETYRNTQLFRRSPDIFEFLFNGEENTTISFEKHDHQIIPILSENSLSQEYRSIINAFDAGIDAYFEVIQKYGSNELQYEQSYILKLLSRIVDFPTYMEIQQLGDLPLELNYTAENTEKIIDKRGLDFLNRNGLENVMNDFYDDLSRYFDELPWPQGAAGKTDIKYIQQNRYIYKQNINDFALENILLQIDSNGSLRSLSIYGTGDFLLLVMPELLRRGIKINYLIDSKAENGNFTLYNYEVITAKQALLKGESNFLIASVAFSKEISAKLSNLSKEIRIICF
- a CDS encoding TylF/MycF/NovP-related O-methyltransferase — translated: MSLLNIKERYVFSRYLNELNREIEAFRQADGEFILYGFGIVGEYIYSKISEKISSIVDMRYLEISDLTGFERVYAPTKLPYLEHNKIIVTVLGREEKIIDYLINELNIDKDRISVIKIGKQFSKVGYENIFSNANYAPWKIDNSFFETFEIISTHTLVDIYKAYELWELVQQTSKLAEGSLIEVGVWRGGTGTLIAKRAQDCDIREHIYLCDTFSGVVKSSEHDTYYFDGEHADTSIEYVEDLIRKLDLKNVEILTGIFPDDTSFVVKDKKFRFCHIDVDVYKSAIDIVDWIWERLVVGGMIVFDDYGFESCDGITKFVNEQRQLTDRMVIYNLNGHAIVIKIS
- a CDS encoding class I SAM-dependent methyltransferase, encoding MLEQSKAARRRFYNGNFHNRYFNGEGIDIGGKPDPFSQYIGVFPLVRSVKIWDLEDGDAQKMQNCEDESFDFVVSSHCLEHMVDVYEAFQNWLRITKKGGYLIITVPDEDMYEQKQWPSVYNTDHKHTFTIQKSQSWSEHSINIFDLLRKFQDHIEIEKVEKISEFYNHNLYRADQTLQPNVESAIEFIVRKKSDLQIIEIQKERSHLEPKIEDRFPNEFSELLTGIQKLKNQNSRFVVYGYGNLGRMLDDLLGDKIVGFVDGISDLTDTHSKRDVVYSVKNLQNMEFDHIIITLLGREEQIVQELCKTYHLDNDKIILLR